A genomic stretch from Microtus pennsylvanicus isolate mMicPen1 chromosome 11, mMicPen1.hap1, whole genome shotgun sequence includes:
- the Cdkn2aipnl gene encoding CDKN2AIP N-terminal-like protein, with product MVGGEAAASVEKLVSGVRQAADFAEQFRSYSESEKQWKARMEFILRHLPDYRDPPDGGGRLDQLLSLSMVWANHLFLGCSYSKDLLDKVMEMADGIEVEDLPQFITRSELMKKHQS from the exons ATGGTGGGTGGCGAGGCCGCCGCGTCAGTGGAGAAGCTAGTTTCCGGGGTGCGGCAGGCGGCCGACTTCGCCGAGCAGTTCCGCTCCTACTCGGAGAGCGAGAAGCAATGGAAAGCGCGCATGGAGTTCATCCTGCGCCATCTGCCTGACTACCGAGACCCACCCGACGGCGGCGGCCGTCTGGACCAGCTGCTGTCCCTCTCCATGGTCTGGGCCAACCACCTCTTTCTGGGCTGCAG TTACAGTAAGGACCTTCTGGACAAGGTGATGGAGATGGCTGATGGGATCGAAGTGGAGGACCTGCCACAGTTTATAACCAGAAGTGAATTAATGAAAAAG CATCAAAGCTAA